In the genome of Pseudarthrobacter sp. IC2-21, one region contains:
- a CDS encoding aminoglycoside phosphotransferase family protein produces MPPATVDVNDALVRRLLRSQRPDLAGHPLVRVANGWDNATFRLGNALAIRLPRRAEAVPLIMHEEAYLPAIARRSPVAVPVPVHAGRPTPEFPWPWSVVRWVPGTAAADVDPARRGPAAEALAGFLRALHVPAESGVPVNPFRGVPLADRDAAVVERLGDRERYPQAAALRALWAQALAAEAWDGPPIMLHGDLHPGNILLADDGGLAGVIDFGDVGAGDPAVDLALGWLMFDAGARRRFRGAFGRAVDDDTWARARGWALNLSTAMLSNSDDNPRMFAVGELGVRQVLDG; encoded by the coding sequence ATGCCCCCAGCCACGGTGGACGTGAACGACGCCCTCGTGCGGCGGCTCCTCCGGAGCCAGCGGCCCGACCTTGCGGGCCATCCTTTGGTGCGGGTGGCGAACGGCTGGGACAACGCCACCTTCCGGCTCGGCAACGCCCTGGCCATCCGGCTGCCGCGCCGCGCGGAAGCCGTCCCGCTGATTATGCATGAGGAGGCGTACCTTCCCGCCATAGCCCGCCGGTCCCCGGTGGCGGTTCCCGTCCCCGTCCACGCCGGCCGGCCGACGCCGGAGTTTCCGTGGCCGTGGAGCGTCGTGCGGTGGGTCCCCGGAACTGCTGCGGCCGACGTCGACCCCGCCCGCCGCGGCCCTGCCGCTGAAGCGCTGGCCGGCTTCCTCCGCGCCCTTCACGTGCCAGCCGAATCCGGCGTCCCGGTGAATCCGTTCCGCGGGGTGCCGCTGGCGGACCGCGACGCGGCGGTAGTGGAACGCCTCGGGGACCGCGAACGCTACCCGCAGGCGGCAGCCCTGAGGGCACTATGGGCGCAGGCCCTCGCCGCCGAAGCCTGGGATGGTCCGCCGATAATGCTTCACGGTGACTTGCATCCCGGCAACATTCTGCTGGCCGACGACGGCGGGCTGGCCGGTGTGATCGATTTCGGCGATGTCGGGGCCGGGGACCCCGCCGTCGATCTTGCGCTGGGGTGGCTGATGTTCGACGCCGGGGCCCGCCGGCGCTTCAGGGGCGCCTTTGGCCGCGCGGTGGATGACGACACGTGGGCGAGGGCCCGCGGGTGGGCCCTCAACCTGTCCACCGCCATGCTGAGCAACTCCGATGACAACCCGCGGATGTTCGCCGTCGGCGAGCTTGGGGTCCGGC
- a CDS encoding SRPBCC domain-containing protein: protein MTENAILLERRFPHPSAAVWNALTTPELLARWWAPGDIAPVVGHRFTMDMGSWGQQQCEVLTVDPGTSISFLFSEGMLDTTITWRLESDGDGTVLQHEHAGFRLDTPMGRQALEGMGNGWPGLLTRIDGVLAGVS, encoded by the coding sequence ATGACCGAGAACGCCATCCTGCTCGAGCGGCGCTTCCCGCACCCCAGTGCAGCCGTCTGGAACGCGCTGACCACACCCGAACTGCTGGCCCGGTGGTGGGCCCCGGGCGACATCGCTCCGGTTGTCGGGCACCGCTTCACCATGGACATGGGATCCTGGGGCCAGCAGCAGTGCGAAGTGCTCACCGTGGACCCCGGCACATCGATCAGCTTCCTGTTCTCCGAGGGCATGCTGGACACCACCATCACCTGGCGGCTCGAATCCGACGGGGACGGCACCGTCCTTCAGCACGAACACGCCGGTTTCCGCCTCGACACCCCCATGGGCAGGCAGGCCCTGGAAGGCATGGGCAACGGCTGGCCGGGCCTGCTGACACGGATCGACGGCGTCCTCGCCGGGGTCTCGTGA
- a CDS encoding metalloregulator ArsR/SmtB family transcription factor, whose protein sequence is MLPDVFGALSNPARRVILDELCHGPRTAGQLTGLLDLSRSAASEHLGILREAGLVREERHGRNRLYHLQPAGLAEVSGWVKHIEQYWNRRLDALGELLDEEKPS, encoded by the coding sequence GTGCTTCCTGATGTCTTCGGTGCCCTCTCCAACCCGGCCCGGCGCGTCATCCTCGATGAGCTCTGCCACGGGCCGAGGACGGCGGGCCAGCTTACCGGGCTGCTGGACCTGAGCCGCTCGGCGGCGTCCGAACATCTGGGCATTCTTCGCGAGGCCGGCCTTGTCCGGGAGGAGCGGCACGGCCGCAACCGGCTGTACCATCTCCAGCCTGCAGGGCTCGCCGAGGTCAGCGGCTGGGTCAAGCACATTGAGCAGTACTGGAACCGGCGCCTGGACGCGCTGGGAGAACTTTTGGACGAGGAGAAACCTTCATGA
- a CDS encoding CBU_0592 family membrane protein, producing the protein MELLWEIAGWTGAALILSAYLSVSMGWQAAGKGFQAANLIGACAFIINGAVHEAWPSVVTNIAWFLISAVALLRMRSTQASPAAAAEAPQVQFPGVPDTTGQLAIVDASRAPAFS; encoded by the coding sequence ATGGAACTGCTCTGGGAAATCGCCGGGTGGACCGGCGCGGCCCTGATTCTGAGTGCGTACCTGTCGGTGTCCATGGGGTGGCAGGCCGCCGGCAAGGGCTTCCAGGCGGCGAACCTCATCGGTGCCTGCGCCTTTATTATCAATGGTGCGGTTCACGAGGCGTGGCCGTCGGTGGTCACGAACATCGCCTGGTTCCTCATCTCCGCAGTGGCACTTCTTCGCATGCGGTCCACACAGGCTTCGCCCGCGGCCGCTGCCGAAGCTCCCCAGGTCCAGTTTCCGGGAGTCCCTGACACCACCGGCCAACTGGCCATCGTGGACGCGTCCCGGGCACCCGCCTTTAGTTAA
- a CDS encoding LysR family transcriptional regulator, whose product MDIDPRRLRVLLAVARTGGVLAAADELGITPSAVSQQLNKLEDETGHALVLRTPKGSVLTPAGLAVAEAGEEIERALSVARARIQGGAQVAGVVRVGGFTSFLRTVVIPRLPEWRLRYPQVQIRMVECDFPALLRLLRQRALDAVVVELDSTTPGQGSLSAGMIEEPLLDEPWKLVVPSGALLTTENIDLGHLPLPWLGVDSSAANASVLGRLRQSTGARLETVHQYHDTLTALALVAAGEGVAIVPTLALSGVRHDGVDVLDVPGLGTRRIVLRRFDRRRAASTPVDTVARLLREAAAGFDTRSAS is encoded by the coding sequence ATGGATATTGACCCGCGCCGGCTGCGCGTTCTCCTTGCCGTTGCCCGCACCGGCGGCGTGCTCGCCGCGGCTGACGAACTGGGGATCACGCCCTCGGCGGTGTCCCAGCAGCTCAACAAACTGGAGGACGAAACCGGGCATGCGCTGGTGCTGCGCACGCCCAAAGGTTCGGTCCTGACACCAGCCGGCCTGGCCGTTGCGGAAGCCGGCGAGGAGATCGAGCGCGCACTGAGTGTGGCCCGCGCCCGGATACAGGGCGGCGCCCAAGTGGCCGGCGTGGTGCGGGTGGGTGGATTCACCAGTTTCCTCCGCACCGTGGTGATCCCCCGCCTGCCCGAGTGGCGCCTCCGGTACCCGCAAGTGCAGATCCGGATGGTTGAATGTGATTTCCCGGCCCTGCTGCGGCTGCTCCGGCAGCGGGCGCTCGACGCCGTGGTGGTGGAGCTCGATTCGACGACGCCGGGCCAAGGCTCCCTGTCCGCCGGAATGATCGAGGAGCCCCTGCTGGACGAGCCGTGGAAACTGGTGGTGCCGTCCGGTGCCCTGCTCACCACGGAGAACATTGATCTGGGCCACCTGCCGCTTCCGTGGCTCGGCGTCGACTCCTCAGCGGCCAACGCATCCGTGCTCGGCCGGCTCCGTCAGTCAACGGGCGCCCGGCTGGAGACGGTGCACCAGTACCATGACACGCTGACCGCGCTGGCGCTCGTTGCGGCGGGCGAGGGCGTTGCGATCGTGCCCACTCTGGCGTTGAGCGGCGTCCGCCACGACGGGGTGGATGTCCTGGACGTCCCGGGACTGGGCACGCGGCGCATCGTCCTGCGGCGGTTCGACCGGCGGCGGGCAGCCAGCACGCCCGTGGACACCGTCGCGCGCCTCCTGCGGGAAGCAGCGGCCGGGTTCGACACCCGGTCGGCGTCCTGA
- a CDS encoding SRPBCC family protein: MEHVEETVEVAVPVRTAYNQWTQFESFPQFMSGVESVTQLTDTTNHWVTKVGGVQREFDTEIVDQEPDDRIAWRSTDGKSHAGIIRFTPLDANHTKVRVHFEWAPETATEKAGAALKIDEMQVKADMRKFKDFVESRGSETGGWRGEVKDSGPTGQF, translated from the coding sequence ATGGAACACGTTGAAGAGACCGTTGAGGTCGCAGTTCCGGTCCGGACCGCGTACAACCAGTGGACTCAGTTCGAATCATTTCCGCAGTTCATGTCCGGTGTGGAATCCGTAACCCAGCTGACTGACACCACCAATCACTGGGTGACCAAGGTGGGCGGCGTCCAGCGGGAATTCGACACCGAAATCGTTGACCAGGAGCCTGACGACCGGATCGCCTGGCGCAGCACCGACGGCAAATCCCACGCAGGCATCATCAGGTTCACCCCGTTGGACGCCAATCACACGAAGGTCAGGGTCCATTTCGAATGGGCGCCCGAAACCGCCACGGAAAAGGCGGGCGCGGCACTGAAGATTGACGAGATGCAGGTCAAGGCTGACATGCGGAAGTTCAAGGACTTCGTCGAATCGCGCGGCAGCGAAACCGGCGGCTGGCGGGGTGAAGTCAAGGACAGCGGCCCCACCGGGCAGTTCTAA
- a CDS encoding ATP-binding cassette domain-containing protein: protein MTFRPAPLRAAAALAVVFVAARVIYRILFNGTGIGGPVLLDLPALRLPAPYAHVVFLGPVTGQGLWQAVLSALPIAGMFLAFGLLNAWVDVARGFVVLARRGPMQGVARTLVVAWAALPALSDAVTSVRLAFRLRGERFGPRALVPVLERTLEHASRVAAALELRGFGSRASHQPGNDDGGPLLVRDAQFRIGDAQVRVPEFEPARGSITVITGPTGSGKSTVLRGIAGLLSHVDGGEISGTIRVAGVARATTPPRDTARHVGVVLQNPRAAFASTRVRDEICLALELRGMPSISTKARVLDVAERIGVSALLDRNVSTLSAGEATLVAIAAAVADHPALLLVDEPLADLDTAARTRVIAVLHALARDAGVCVIVAEHRAESLVPVADSWWTIDDGALVPGAAPSAPASLAVAHSTPALADPTPVLTATNLGVHRKGTMLVRDASLTLNRGEVVALVGPNGAGKSSLLVALALGEGTVREGTVREGTVDGGRVALVPDASDDLFTRDTAAAELRAAERRLTRGRSGVRGKNGGHPTPGFAAARLARLRGDLRIPIGQEHPRDLSAGERRILALALQTMDDPQVLLIDEPTRGLDPAARTAVAAALRAAADSGAAVLIATHDHDFALGLGARILPMSDGVVPSSPVTEATEPPLAALRPAGAGARRRVIQESALTTARQHRIRMPRGVELAVLAAANALALAAFCWPLLAAAFPGDSAAALPYAAVAITPLAVVAVVVSLDGSVRSAHTVALLGVLAAVGSAVRVASTGVGGVEAVFILLILAGRAFGARFGMLLGAATIALSSALWGGIGPWTPFQIFACAWVGAGAGLLPRRVRGKAELWMLCGYGIVASYLFGLLTNLWFWPFAVGAGTGISYVPGAPLGTNLSSFLLYSLVTSTAGWDTLRAVTTIIGIAVVGRAILAALRRVKPVSSAGGGAGGHAPQASSDQAGDRLHLRV, encoded by the coding sequence ATGACCTTCCGACCCGCGCCGTTACGTGCAGCGGCGGCTCTCGCCGTCGTCTTCGTCGCGGCGCGGGTCATTTACCGCATCCTTTTCAACGGGACGGGCATTGGCGGGCCGGTACTGCTCGACCTGCCGGCGCTGCGGCTGCCTGCCCCGTACGCGCATGTGGTATTTCTTGGTCCGGTCACGGGGCAAGGCCTGTGGCAGGCGGTCCTGTCCGCCCTGCCGATTGCCGGGATGTTCCTCGCCTTCGGCCTGCTCAACGCCTGGGTGGATGTGGCCCGCGGCTTTGTGGTTTTGGCCCGCCGGGGTCCCATGCAGGGCGTGGCCCGGACCCTGGTGGTGGCGTGGGCGGCGCTTCCGGCGCTGTCCGACGCCGTAACCTCCGTCCGCCTGGCGTTCCGGTTGCGGGGCGAACGCTTCGGCCCCCGCGCCCTGGTGCCCGTGCTCGAACGCACCCTGGAACACGCGAGTCGGGTTGCCGCGGCCCTGGAGCTGCGCGGCTTCGGGAGCCGGGCATCCCACCAACCCGGGAACGATGACGGCGGCCCGCTTCTGGTGCGCGACGCACAGTTCCGCATCGGCGACGCGCAGGTGCGTGTCCCGGAGTTCGAGCCCGCACGCGGGTCCATCACGGTCATCACCGGCCCGACAGGTTCCGGCAAGTCCACCGTCCTGCGGGGCATCGCCGGCCTGCTCTCCCACGTTGACGGCGGCGAAATATCCGGCACCATCCGCGTCGCCGGAGTGGCGCGCGCCACCACGCCGCCGCGCGATACCGCCCGCCACGTCGGCGTCGTCCTGCAGAATCCCCGCGCCGCGTTCGCCAGCACCCGGGTCCGGGACGAAATCTGCCTTGCCCTTGAACTGCGCGGCATGCCATCCATTTCTACCAAGGCACGGGTGCTCGACGTCGCGGAACGGATCGGGGTGTCGGCGCTGCTGGACCGGAATGTCAGCACTCTCTCTGCGGGCGAGGCGACGCTCGTAGCCATCGCCGCCGCGGTGGCGGACCATCCGGCCCTGCTCCTGGTGGATGAGCCCCTGGCCGACCTTGATACCGCCGCCCGTACCCGCGTCATCGCCGTGCTCCACGCTCTGGCCCGCGACGCCGGCGTCTGCGTCATTGTGGCAGAGCATCGTGCGGAGTCTCTCGTGCCTGTGGCCGACTCGTGGTGGACCATCGACGACGGCGCCCTGGTACCGGGCGCCGCGCCCTCCGCCCCGGCATCCCTGGCTGTTGCGCATTCGACGCCGGCGCTGGCAGATCCCACGCCCGTGCTGACCGCGACAAACCTCGGGGTGCACCGCAAGGGCACGATGCTGGTGCGTGACGCATCCCTGACCCTGAACCGCGGCGAAGTGGTGGCCCTCGTGGGCCCGAACGGGGCCGGGAAGTCGTCGCTCCTGGTGGCGCTCGCCCTGGGTGAAGGAACGGTGCGTGAAGGAACGGTGCGTGAAGGAACGGTCGACGGCGGCCGCGTCGCCTTGGTGCCGGACGCCTCGGACGACCTCTTCACCAGGGATACCGCCGCGGCAGAGCTCCGCGCAGCCGAGCGGCGCCTGACTCGTGGGAGGAGTGGTGTGCGCGGAAAGAACGGAGGGCATCCCACGCCCGGCTTCGCGGCGGCACGTCTTGCCCGTTTGCGCGGTGACCTCCGGATTCCCATCGGACAGGAGCATCCCCGGGACCTTTCGGCGGGCGAGCGCAGGATCCTCGCCCTCGCGCTGCAGACCATGGACGATCCGCAGGTTCTCCTGATCGATGAGCCCACCCGCGGCCTCGATCCGGCGGCGCGCACAGCAGTCGCGGCAGCGCTGCGGGCGGCGGCGGACTCCGGCGCGGCGGTCCTCATCGCCACGCACGACCACGACTTTGCCCTCGGCCTCGGCGCCCGGATCCTCCCGATGAGTGACGGCGTCGTGCCTTCATCCCCGGTGACAGAAGCGACCGAACCGCCCCTCGCAGCTCTCCGGCCAGCGGGCGCCGGAGCGAGGCGACGGGTCATCCAAGAATCAGCCCTGACGACGGCGCGGCAGCACCGCATTCGGATGCCACGCGGCGTCGAGCTCGCGGTACTGGCGGCGGCAAACGCCCTCGCCCTCGCGGCCTTCTGCTGGCCGCTGCTCGCCGCAGCCTTTCCGGGCGATTCCGCCGCGGCCCTCCCCTACGCGGCGGTGGCGATCACGCCGCTCGCCGTCGTCGCCGTCGTGGTGTCCCTCGACGGCTCGGTGCGCTCCGCACACACGGTGGCGCTGCTCGGCGTCCTCGCCGCTGTCGGTTCCGCGGTGCGGGTGGCGAGCACCGGCGTCGGGGGCGTGGAGGCAGTCTTTATCCTGCTGATTCTGGCGGGCCGGGCCTTCGGTGCGCGATTCGGCATGCTGCTCGGCGCGGCCACCATCGCCCTCTCGAGCGCTTTGTGGGGCGGGATCGGGCCGTGGACCCCGTTCCAGATCTTCGCCTGCGCGTGGGTGGGCGCGGGCGCCGGACTGCTCCCCCGCCGGGTCCGCGGCAAGGCGGAACTGTGGATGCTGTGCGGCTACGGCATTGTGGCGTCCTACCTGTTCGGCCTGCTGACCAACCTGTGGTTCTGGCCGTTCGCCGTGGGCGCCGGAACCGGCATCTCCTATGTGCCCGGCGCACCGCTGGGCACCAACCTGAGCAGCTTCCTGCTCTACTCGCTGGTGACGTCGACGGCGGGCTGGGACACCCTGCGCGCCGTCACCACCATCATCGGCATCGCCGTGGTGGGACGGGCCATCCTCGCCGCGCTCCGGCGGGTGAAGCCGGTCTCCAGCGCGGGCGGAGGCGCCGGCGGGCACGCCCCGCAGGCATCATCCGACCAGGCCGGGGACCGGCTGCACCTTAGGGTCTGA
- a CDS encoding FAD-binding and (Fe-S)-binding domain-containing protein yields MAPLDLAALRSAVADPAHVKNRAIDLHANAHDASHFLLIPQAVVTAGSAADVGGLLRASAAQGVPLTFRSGGTSLSGQAVTDGVLVDVRRNFRDVEVLDGGARVRVQPGVTVRALNARLAPYGRKFGPDPASEAACTIGGVVANNSSGMNCGTVDNAYRTLESLTVVLPSGTVIDTGAPDADTKLRALEPELYQGLVQLAERVRGNSESVRRIRQQFAMKNTMGYGLNTLLDFSSPVDIMAHLIVGSEGTLGFVAEAVFRTIPRLQHAATGLLVFPDLRAANAALPALVETGAATVELMDALSLKVGQTLKGTPAVVRDLVVRDHAALLVEYSAEGQDRLAELQQGGESILKELSLSAEAHFTGDAKARAGLWHLRKGLYASVAGARPQGTTALLEDIVVPVPVLGRTCQDLIGLFDKYSYSNSVIFGHAKDGNVHFMLTDGFSTAEELDRYSSFTEDMVDLVLGEGGSLKAEHGTGRVMAPYVRRQYGNELYGVMLRVKELFDPRGILNPGVILDDDPEAHLRHIKTAPPVAEEVDRCVSCGYCEPVCPSKDLTLTPRQRIVTLRAIEAARLAGDTALVEQLEKDYDYESVQTCAVDGMCQTACPVDINTGLLVKRIRRSDAGSVANGAWNAAAKHWEGVTRGASLALTVVNKLPAAALVPPNKAARAVLGTDTVPLYSAELPGGGSVRKRPTPDRAPDAVYFPACVGTMFGPAGADQSGTPGPGVQYSFEQLCERAGITLLVPQGIDGLCCGTPWSSKGMVAGQATMQERTLAALREATRDGELAIICDASSCTEGLRQAVESDVPLVGQRPLRIVDAVDFAAERILPKLPDHKKLDSLALHPTCSSTRLGINSSLDAVAGAVAEKVDVPVNWGCCAFAGDRGMLHPELTESATRKQGEEVAELGASAHASCNRTCELGMTRATGAEYRHVLELLEEVTRPGEGVVTTPEFRSSTGA; encoded by the coding sequence ATGGCACCGCTGGACCTCGCAGCCCTCCGCTCCGCCGTCGCCGATCCCGCCCACGTCAAAAACCGGGCCATCGACCTGCACGCAAACGCCCACGATGCCTCCCACTTCCTGCTGATCCCGCAGGCCGTGGTCACCGCCGGAAGCGCAGCCGACGTGGGCGGGCTGCTCCGCGCGAGTGCCGCCCAGGGCGTGCCGCTCACGTTCCGCTCCGGCGGGACCAGCCTCAGCGGACAGGCCGTCACCGACGGCGTGCTGGTGGATGTGCGGCGCAATTTCCGGGACGTTGAAGTGCTCGACGGCGGTGCGCGCGTCCGGGTGCAGCCCGGCGTCACGGTGCGGGCGCTGAATGCCCGGCTGGCACCCTACGGCCGGAAGTTTGGGCCCGATCCGGCCAGCGAGGCCGCGTGCACCATCGGCGGTGTGGTGGCGAACAACTCGTCCGGCATGAACTGCGGAACCGTGGACAACGCCTACCGTACGCTCGAGTCCCTCACCGTAGTGCTCCCGTCCGGGACAGTCATTGACACCGGCGCCCCGGACGCGGACACCAAGCTGCGCGCGCTGGAGCCGGAGCTTTACCAGGGTTTGGTCCAGCTGGCGGAGCGGGTGCGCGGAAACAGTGAGTCCGTGCGCAGGATCCGGCAGCAGTTCGCCATGAAGAACACCATGGGCTACGGCCTCAACACGCTGCTGGACTTCAGCAGCCCGGTGGACATCATGGCCCACCTGATCGTCGGCAGCGAGGGAACCCTGGGCTTCGTGGCCGAGGCCGTCTTCCGCACCATCCCGCGGCTGCAGCACGCCGCCACCGGACTGCTCGTCTTCCCGGACCTGCGGGCGGCCAACGCCGCCCTGCCCGCGCTGGTGGAAACCGGCGCAGCCACGGTGGAGCTCATGGACGCGCTGTCCCTGAAGGTGGGCCAGACGCTGAAGGGGACTCCCGCCGTCGTGCGTGACCTGGTGGTGCGGGACCACGCTGCCCTGCTGGTTGAATACTCGGCCGAAGGGCAGGACCGGCTCGCGGAACTGCAGCAGGGCGGTGAAAGCATCCTCAAGGAGCTGAGCCTCTCCGCCGAAGCCCACTTCACGGGTGACGCCAAAGCACGTGCGGGGCTTTGGCATCTGCGCAAGGGCCTGTACGCCTCGGTGGCGGGAGCCCGGCCGCAGGGGACCACCGCTCTGCTGGAGGACATCGTGGTCCCGGTTCCCGTGCTCGGCCGCACCTGCCAGGACCTCATCGGGCTGTTCGACAAGTACAGCTACAGCAACAGCGTGATCTTCGGCCACGCCAAAGACGGGAACGTCCACTTCATGCTCACGGACGGGTTCAGCACCGCGGAGGAGCTGGACAGGTACAGCTCGTTCACCGAGGACATGGTGGACCTGGTGCTGGGGGAGGGCGGCTCACTCAAAGCCGAGCACGGCACCGGACGGGTGATGGCGCCCTATGTGCGGCGGCAGTACGGGAATGAGCTGTATGGCGTGATGCTCAGGGTCAAGGAGCTGTTCGATCCGCGCGGGATCCTCAACCCCGGCGTCATCCTGGACGACGATCCCGAGGCGCACCTCCGGCACATCAAAACGGCGCCACCCGTGGCCGAAGAGGTGGACCGCTGTGTCTCCTGCGGCTACTGCGAGCCGGTGTGCCCCAGCAAGGACCTCACCCTTACGCCGCGGCAGCGCATCGTCACCCTGCGTGCCATCGAGGCCGCGCGTCTGGCCGGGGACACGGCACTCGTGGAGCAGCTGGAGAAGGATTACGACTACGAGTCCGTGCAGACCTGCGCGGTGGATGGCATGTGCCAGACGGCCTGTCCGGTGGACATCAACACGGGGCTCCTGGTCAAGCGGATCAGGCGTTCCGACGCCGGGTCCGTGGCCAACGGCGCCTGGAACGCGGCTGCCAAGCACTGGGAAGGGGTGACCCGCGGCGCTTCGCTCGCGCTCACCGTGGTCAACAAGCTGCCGGCCGCCGCGCTGGTCCCGCCAAACAAGGCAGCCAGGGCGGTCCTGGGCACCGACACCGTCCCTCTGTACTCGGCCGAGCTGCCGGGCGGCGGTTCCGTGCGGAAACGTCCGACGCCGGACCGGGCACCGGACGCCGTCTACTTCCCCGCGTGCGTGGGGACCATGTTCGGGCCGGCCGGTGCGGATCAGTCCGGCACGCCCGGGCCGGGCGTCCAGTACAGCTTCGAGCAGCTGTGCGAACGGGCCGGGATCACCCTGCTGGTGCCGCAGGGCATCGATGGCCTGTGCTGCGGCACCCCCTGGTCCTCCAAGGGCATGGTGGCCGGCCAGGCGACCATGCAGGAGAGGACCCTGGCCGCGCTGCGGGAAGCCACCCGGGACGGCGAACTGGCCATCATCTGCGACGCGTCGTCCTGCACGGAAGGCCTTCGCCAGGCCGTGGAATCGGATGTTCCCCTGGTGGGGCAGCGTCCGCTGCGGATTGTGGATGCGGTGGACTTCGCGGCCGAACGCATCCTGCCCAAGCTCCCCGACCACAAGAAGCTGGATTCGCTGGCACTGCACCCCACCTGCTCGTCCACGCGTCTGGGGATCAACAGTTCCCTGGATGCTGTGGCCGGTGCTGTGGCCGAGAAGGTGGATGTCCCCGTGAACTGGGGCTGCTGTGCCTTCGCGGGGGACCGCGGCATGCTCCACCCCGAGCTCACCGAGTCCGCCACCCGGAAGCAGGGGGAGGAGGTCGCGGAGCTGGGCGCGTCAGCCCATGCGTCCTGCAACCGCACCTGTGAGCTGGGGATGACCAGGGCAACCGGTGCTGAGTACCGGCACGTGCTGGAGCTGCTGGAGGAAGTGACGCGGCCCGGGGAAGGCGTCGTAACGACCCCTGAGTTTCGCAGCTCGACGGGTGCATAG
- a CDS encoding L-lactate permease: MFQQILDPLAGSLVISALCAALPLVLLFVLLGVFKVKAPFAALAGLALSLVLAVVGWQMPVNQALSATAAGIFYGLFPILWILVNALWIYRLTVATPWFEVLGRTIRSISNDLRILAILIAFCFGALLESLAGFGAPVAISAAMLMAAGMKPLKSAIVSLLANTAPVAFGAMAAPIIALNGVTGLPLNELSAMAGRQTPFIALIVPLLLVFIVDGRRGVKQTWPVALVAGAAFGLAQFVTSNYFAVELTDVVAAVVTVAAVLLMLKVWQPKETVGMGGAVEAAAVPAVVSAGGTGGSAAQEGTTAARGSALSADPAIPTDNSRPGPRQIWMAIAPYLIIIAVFSVAQIPIIKAWLTQVGSVTFAWPGLDITDSAGKPVAATKFKLDHLKATGTLLLFSGLLTMLLYKISASQGLRIYRDTVVQLRWTIVTVTAVLGLSFVMNLSGQTTTLGFALASAGGFFALLSPLIGWIGVALTGSDTSSNSLFGQMQATAAEQTGLSPVLMAASNSSAGVMGKMLSLQNLAVASAAVGLDGAEGTLFRKLIGWSLGLLALITVLIFLQSTPVLGWMVP; encoded by the coding sequence ATGTTTCAGCAGATCCTCGACCCCCTCGCCGGGTCCCTCGTGATTTCAGCCCTTTGCGCGGCACTTCCCCTCGTCCTGCTTTTCGTCCTCCTTGGCGTCTTCAAGGTCAAAGCACCTTTCGCCGCCCTGGCCGGCCTGGCCCTGTCACTGGTGCTGGCCGTCGTCGGCTGGCAGATGCCGGTCAACCAGGCCCTGAGCGCCACGGCGGCCGGCATCTTCTACGGGCTGTTCCCCATCCTGTGGATCCTGGTGAACGCGCTCTGGATCTACCGGCTCACCGTGGCCACGCCGTGGTTCGAGGTCCTGGGACGCACCATCCGTTCCATCTCCAACGACCTCCGGATCCTGGCCATCCTCATCGCCTTCTGCTTCGGTGCGCTGCTTGAGTCGCTGGCCGGCTTCGGCGCACCCGTGGCAATTTCCGCCGCCATGCTGATGGCCGCCGGCATGAAACCCCTGAAGTCCGCAATTGTCTCGCTGCTGGCCAACACCGCTCCGGTGGCATTCGGCGCCATGGCCGCACCCATCATTGCCCTCAACGGCGTCACCGGCCTGCCCCTGAATGAGCTGTCCGCCATGGCCGGACGCCAGACGCCGTTCATCGCCCTGATCGTCCCGCTGCTGCTGGTGTTCATCGTGGACGGCCGCCGCGGCGTCAAGCAGACCTGGCCCGTGGCACTGGTGGCAGGCGCCGCCTTCGGCCTGGCCCAGTTCGTCACCTCCAACTACTTCGCCGTGGAACTCACGGACGTCGTCGCCGCCGTCGTCACCGTGGCCGCGGTCCTGCTCATGCTGAAGGTCTGGCAGCCGAAGGAAACCGTGGGCATGGGCGGCGCCGTGGAGGCTGCTGCGGTCCCCGCCGTCGTCAGCGCCGGCGGAACGGGCGGCTCCGCGGCACAGGAAGGTACGACGGCGGCACGCGGCAGCGCCCTGTCTGCAGACCCCGCCATCCCCACGGACAACTCCCGGCCCGGGCCGCGCCAGATCTGGATGGCAATCGCGCCCTACCTGATCATCATTGCGGTGTTTTCCGTGGCCCAGATCCCGATCATCAAGGCCTGGCTGACCCAGGTTGGCAGCGTTACGTTCGCCTGGCCCGGACTGGACATCACGGACTCGGCCGGCAAGCCGGTGGCGGCCACCAAGTTCAAGCTGGACCACCTCAAGGCCACCGGCACCCTGCTGCTGTTCTCCGGCCTGCTCACCATGCTGCTCTACAAAATCAGTGCATCCCAGGGCCTGCGCATCTACCGCGATACCGTGGTGCAGCTGCGCTGGACCATCGTCACCGTCACCGCCGTGCTGGGCCTCTCTTTCGTGATGAACCTGTCCGGCCAGACCACCACCCTGGGCTTCGCCCTGGCCTCCGCCGGCGGGTTCTTCGCCCTGCTCTCGCCGCTGATCGGATGGATCGGCGTGGCACTCACCGGCTCTGACACCTCCTCCAACTCGCTGTTCGGGCAGATGCAGGCCACCGCAGCGGAGCAGACCGGACTTTCACCCGTGCTGATGGCTGCGTCCAACTCCTCCGCCGGCGTGATGGGCAAGATGTTGTCCCTGCAGAACCTGGCCGTGGCCTCGGCCGCGGTGGGTCTCGACGGTGCCGAGGGAACCTTGTTCCGCAAGCTCATCGGCTGGAGCCTGGGCCTCCTCGCCCTCATCACGGTCCTGATCTTCCTGCAGTCCACCCCCGTCCTCGGCTGGATGGTCCCCTGA